ACAACACCGCCGCCAGTTATAGATCAAGGCGGCGGTGCTATAGTCACTCTTACTTATGAATCGTACTGTATACGTCCACGGCACGCTGCAGGAAATCTTCAATCTCCTGGCGCGATTTGCGGAGTTTGTTAACGTAGCGAACCAACTCGCGTCCGTCGGAGTATGCAACAAAGCTAGGGATACCCATAATATTTTGCTGCTGACTCACGTCACCGACAGCATCGACGTCAACCTCAACCAGAGTCAATTGGTTTGAGAACTTTGTCTCAACCTCCGGCATGAATGGATCGATAAACTTGCAATCGCCGCACCAGTCTGCTTTAAATACGGCAACAGTCAGTCGCGGAGACTGGATTGCAACCTGAAATTCTGCTTCTGAAGTGATTTTTTCCATTGATTATCTCCCCTTTACGTCGAGTTCCTTCACCCTTAGTGAATCAAAATGTTGAGTGGAAGTCAAATTTTA
Above is a window of Paenibacillus sp. FSL K6-1330 DNA encoding:
- a CDS encoding thioredoxin family protein, translating into MEKITSEAEFQVAIQSPRLTVAVFKADWCGDCKFIDPFMPEVETKFSNQLTLVEVDVDAVGDVSQQQNIMGIPSFVAYSDGRELVRYVNKLRKSRQEIEDFLQRAVDVYSTIHK